One window of the Fusobacterium animalis 7_1 genome contains the following:
- a CDS encoding type IV secretory system conjugative DNA transfer family protein yields the protein MFYLIFSIILIIIFSLVYYVSENFEEIKDKISVIRFVGVIFAFLILIMAYFWGSQKIAMHYRYNPEIVGEPIFHNLYSPFLILKLAFIPNIKKILYISSVMRKIGLFLNIISILMLVILLKRSKVKEDSHGTARWAKLNEWKKAGLLSDYPKYTDGVILGRTGEYKKGSLSKLKTIIDNLKTHIAVVAPTRSGKGVGIIIPTLLNWLGSIFVFDMKGENYAFTAGYRMKVLGQKILKFRPYSFDGSVSYNPLAEVELGTVKEVKGATVIADILTDPGENKQRDHWANSASSLLVGLILYVLYKAKNEGRMGSIGDVVDFLTDTSRPLDDAWQDLMTIPLTSDLECIKSWKKIYSKQQMSGIPDGVHPVVARTAAEMLNKDPKERASVISSVMSKLTLFKDPIIRKNTTNVDFRIKDLMDYETPVSFYVVVESQDMATLAPLLKMLLTQVIGVLAPEMDFESGEEVHKHKLLLMLDEFAAFGTIPILEKALAYIAGYGMKAVIIAQALNQIRKNYGDKSSIFDNCATTVFYAPTPLDSETPRQISELLGDTTIKVRNKSWKAYSLGQANLSESNQVRKLLTPEEVRNKLGDKRNIISIAGMYPLMAYKIRFYEEEYFKTKTFRTYGIPKVSGIYERPPEDEIIDGKVLEELQDMEAYKEMIRMENLEDYDDYEEEVV from the coding sequence ATGTTTTACCTAATATTTTCAATAATTTTAATAATTATTTTCTCTCTTGTATATTATGTATCAGAAAATTTTGAAGAAATAAAAGATAAGATAAGTGTAATTAGATTTGTTGGGGTTATTTTTGCTTTTCTAATACTAATTATGGCATACTTTTGGGGCTCACAAAAAATAGCTATGCATTATAGATATAATCCTGAAATAGTTGGAGAGCCAATATTTCATAATCTATATAGCCCATTCCTTATTCTAAAACTTGCATTTATTCCAAATATAAAAAAGATTTTGTATATATCATCAGTGATGAGAAAAATAGGATTGTTCTTAAATATTATTAGTATTTTAATGCTTGTAATTTTATTAAAGAGAAGCAAAGTAAAAGAAGATTCACACGGAACGGCAAGATGGGCAAAGTTAAATGAATGGAAAAAGGCTGGGCTTTTAAGTGATTATCCTAAATATACAGATGGAGTTATTTTAGGAAGAACAGGAGAATATAAAAAGGGATCACTATCAAAATTAAAAACTATTATAGATAATCTAAAAACACATATAGCAGTGGTAGCTCCAACTCGTTCAGGAAAGGGAGTGGGGATTATTATACCTACACTTCTGAACTGGTTAGGTTCAATATTTGTATTTGATATGAAAGGCGAAAACTATGCTTTTACAGCTGGATATAGAATGAAAGTTCTTGGTCAAAAGATACTTAAATTTAGACCATATAGCTTTGATGGAAGTGTATCATACAACCCACTTGCAGAGGTAGAACTGGGAACAGTGAAAGAAGTAAAAGGAGCAACAGTTATTGCAGATATTTTAACTGATCCAGGAGAAAATAAACAAAGAGACCACTGGGCTAATAGTGCAAGTTCATTGCTTGTTGGACTTATCTTATATGTTCTATATAAGGCAAAGAATGAAGGAAGAATGGGAAGCATAGGAGATGTAGTAGATTTTCTTACAGATACTTCAAGACCACTAGATGATGCTTGGCAAGATTTAATGACGATTCCTTTAACATCAGATTTGGAATGTATAAAGAGTTGGAAAAAGATATATTCTAAACAACAAATGTCAGGAATACCAGATGGAGTACATCCAGTGGTAGCAAGAACAGCGGCAGAAATGCTTAACAAAGACCCTAAAGAAAGGGCTTCTGTTATATCATCAGTTATGTCTAAATTAACATTGTTTAAAGATCCTATTATTAGGAAAAATACAACTAATGTTGATTTTAGAATAAAAGACTTAATGGACTATGAAACACCAGTATCATTTTATGTTGTTGTAGAATCACAAGATATGGCTACATTAGCACCTCTTTTAAAAATGTTACTTACTCAAGTAATAGGAGTTTTAGCACCTGAAATGGATTTTGAATCAGGAGAAGAAGTACATAAACATAAACTTCTATTGATGCTAGATGAGTTTGCAGCATTTGGAACAATCCCAATTTTAGAAAAAGCTCTTGCATACATTGCAGGATATGGAATGAAAGCAGTAATAATAGCTCAAGCTCTAAATCAAATTAGAAAAAATTATGGAGATAAGAGTAGTATATTTGATAACTGTGCAACAACAGTTTTCTATGCTCCTACACCACTTGATAGTGAAACACCTAGACAAATCTCAGAACTTTTAGGAGATACTACTATAAAAGTAAGAAATAAGTCTTGGAAAGCATATAGTTTAGGACAAGCTAATCTATCTGAAAGTAATCAAGTTAGAAAACTTCTAACACCAGAAGAAGTAAGAAATAAACTTGGAGATAAGAGAAATATTATATCTATTGCAGGAATGTATCCTCTTATGGCATATAAGATTCGTTTTTATGAAGAAGAATACTTTAAAACTAAAACTTTTAGAACTTATGGAATACCTAAAGTATCTGGAATTTATGAAAGACCACCAGAAGATGAGATTATTGATGGAAAGGTATTAGAAGAATTACAAGATATGGAAGCATATAAAGAAATGATTAGAATGGAAAATTTAGAAGACTATGATGACTATGAGGAAGAGGTGGTGTAA
- the trbB gene encoding P-type conjugative transfer ATPase TrbB, producing MLETGINEAKKISEDRMIKLLKFSLGEIVPFLEDPDVIEVMLNPDKTLWIDTLSRGMYFSELIIEPEDALRVIQTVATHINKIVDQENPIISAELPESESRFEGLIPPVVKNPIFTIRKKGIKIFTLDDYVEKKTLTLNQKEIIVQAIKDKLNILIVGPVSSGKTTFANAVGDEIAEDERVLVIEDTAEIQLRLKNVIFLKTTDYTSVNDLLKAALRLRPDRIIVGEVRDEAALTLLTAWNTGHPGFCTIHSDNALGGLKQLELYILRATDNKQEELIAMTVNIIIVLKRIKNKEGETIRQVESISRLEGFENNKYIITKIA from the coding sequence ATGTTAGAAACAGGAATTAATGAAGCAAAAAAAATTTCAGAAGACAGAATGATAAAATTGCTTAAATTTTCACTTGGTGAAATAGTTCCATTCTTGGAAGACCCAGATGTAATAGAAGTAATGTTAAACCCTGATAAAACATTATGGATAGATACACTTTCAAGAGGCATGTACTTTTCAGAACTTATTATAGAACCAGAGGATGCATTGAGAGTTATACAAACTGTTGCAACTCATATAAATAAAATTGTAGACCAAGAAAACCCTATAATTTCTGCTGAATTACCAGAGAGTGAAAGTAGATTTGAGGGGCTTATTCCACCAGTAGTAAAAAATCCCATTTTTACTATAAGAAAAAAAGGAATTAAGATTTTTACATTAGATGACTATGTAGAGAAGAAAACACTTACATTAAATCAAAAAGAAATAATTGTACAGGCAATTAAAGATAAATTAAATATTTTAATAGTTGGACCAGTATCTTCTGGAAAAACTACTTTTGCAAATGCAGTAGGAGATGAGATAGCAGAAGATGAAAGAGTTCTTGTAATAGAAGATACAGCTGAAATACAATTAAGATTAAAAAATGTAATTTTCTTAAAAACAACTGATTATACAAGTGTAAATGATTTGTTAAAAGCAGCATTGAGATTAAGACCAGATAGAATTATAGTAGGAGAGGTAAGAGATGAAGCAGCTTTAACACTACTTACAGCTTGGAATACAGGTCATCCAGGATTTTGTACTATACACTCAGACAATGCTTTGGGAGGATTAAAACAATTAGAGTTATATATTTTAAGAGCAACTGATAATAAACAGGAAGAGTTGATAGCAATGACAGTAAATATAATAATAGTTCTAAAAAGAATAAAAAATAAAGAAGGAGAAACCATAAGACAAGTGGAAAGTATTTCTAGGTTAGAGGGTTTTGAGAATAATAAATATATAATAACTAAAATAGCTTAA
- a CDS encoding VirB3 family type IV secretion system protein, whose translation MEEELDGFQVPVCQGLVKPITILGISREAMILNVATAAIFVLSLRLYYLFWVFFITHYLLFRACKKDPEVINIFLKKYIRQLDYYGEG comes from the coding sequence ATGGAAGAAGAATTAGATGGATTTCAAGTTCCTGTATGTCAGGGACTTGTGAAACCAATTACTATATTAGGTATAAGTAGAGAAGCAATGATTTTAAATGTAGCAACAGCTGCTATATTTGTTCTATCATTAAGACTATATTATTTATTTTGGGTATTTTTTATAACTCATTACCTACTTTTTAGAGCTTGTAAGAAAGACCCAGAGGTTATAAATATATTTTTAAAAAAATATATAAGGCAACTTGATTATTATGGGGAGGGATAA
- a CDS encoding ATPase codes for MGRDKMLKEYSEEKGKLSSYVPWICLIDKGVVLNKNGTLQKTLKYRGYDLDSSTVYELKNINAKLNDVIKRLGQGWSLNVEARRKRCTDYIEAENEILAIDIIEKERKLNFLENEHFESEYYLTIVQLIPTDNSKKVGEIFLEYAKKSEILDKTLENFNKEFKKILNLFKEIFLEVTELDDEETYTYLHSCVSTKTDKVVVPEIPYAMANYLCDSDLVGGLKPKLRGKEIRCISIQGFPNYTVPGFFDVLNRLNIPYRWITRFLMLSKLEALSKMEKKYKNIFSQRLSLFQRVYAELTGEKEENSRKLNEDALNKANEVRTQIALTAGDYVSQGFYTCTLIVDGDSIDEVEERVDVISKTINNMGFITIEESINSVEAFLGSIPGNITNNIRMPILNTITLSHLLPVSSVWGGDSWNKHLNAPPLIYTKTKGSTPFRFNIHIEDIGHSAIVGPTGYGKSVLLGLIASSFMKYKDSRVYFFDKDASSRVLTYAVGGEFHDLGNDELSFQPLANIEIVEEKEWAYGWILEILEQENVKVSPTQKEKIWKALDNLAKTPIELRTISNFYTSVNDREIKEALIPYKIGGALGKYFDSDKDTLNFSRWQVFEMNQVINNKKGITPLLSYIFRRIENSLDGSPCIIILDECWMFFDNPIFAAKIREWLKVLRKKNCSVIFATQELGDILNSKLFTTVLDACQTKVFLPNPNAFADNYIPIYQKFGLNKTEIEIISKATKKKEYYYKSTKGSRLFELDLKEKTLSLIASSDLAKQNKAKELKEIYRNANDFTREWLSYGESI; via the coding sequence ATGGGGAGGGATAAAATGCTAAAAGAGTATAGTGAAGAAAAAGGCAAACTATCTAGCTATGTCCCCTGGATATGTTTAATAGATAAAGGTGTAGTATTAAATAAAAATGGAACACTTCAAAAAACTTTAAAATATAGAGGATATGACTTAGATAGTTCTACTGTGTATGAGTTAAAAAACATAAATGCTAAATTAAATGATGTTATAAAAAGACTTGGTCAGGGTTGGAGTTTAAATGTTGAAGCAAGGAGAAAGAGATGTACAGACTATATAGAGGCAGAAAATGAAATACTTGCAATAGATATAATTGAAAAAGAAAGAAAATTAAATTTTCTTGAAAATGAGCATTTTGAAAGTGAGTATTATTTAACAATAGTTCAATTAATTCCTACTGATAATTCAAAAAAAGTTGGAGAGATATTTTTAGAGTATGCTAAAAAGAGCGAGATATTGGATAAGACATTAGAAAATTTTAATAAAGAATTTAAAAAGATACTTAATTTATTTAAAGAAATATTTTTAGAAGTAACAGAATTAGATGATGAAGAAACCTATACTTATCTTCATTCTTGTGTAAGTACAAAAACAGATAAGGTAGTTGTTCCAGAAATTCCTTATGCTATGGCTAATTATCTTTGTGATAGTGATTTAGTAGGTGGATTAAAACCAAAACTTAGAGGAAAAGAAATAAGATGTATATCAATTCAAGGTTTTCCTAATTATACAGTTCCAGGATTTTTTGATGTATTAAATAGATTAAATATTCCATATAGATGGATAACAAGATTTTTAATGCTATCTAAATTAGAAGCACTTTCAAAAATGGAGAAGAAATATAAAAATATATTTTCACAAAGATTAAGTCTATTTCAAAGAGTCTATGCAGAACTTACAGGAGAAAAAGAAGAAAATTCAAGAAAATTAAATGAAGATGCTTTAAATAAGGCAAATGAAGTTAGAACACAAATAGCACTAACAGCTGGAGATTATGTTTCACAAGGATTTTATACTTGTACTTTAATAGTTGATGGAGATAGTATAGATGAAGTTGAAGAAAGAGTTGATGTAATAAGTAAAACTATAAATAATATGGGCTTTATAACAATAGAAGAGAGTATAAACTCAGTGGAAGCATTTTTAGGAAGTATTCCAGGTAATATAACTAATAATATAAGAATGCCTATACTTAATACTATAACTTTAAGCCATTTACTACCAGTATCAAGTGTGTGGGGAGGAGATAGTTGGAATAAACATTTAAATGCACCTCCACTTATCTATACAAAAACAAAAGGAAGTACACCTTTTAGATTTAATATTCACATTGAAGACATAGGACATAGTGCTATTGTAGGACCTACTGGATATGGTAAATCTGTTCTTTTAGGTCTTATAGCTTCATCCTTTATGAAGTATAAAGATTCAAGAGTATATTTCTTTGATAAAGATGCTAGTAGTAGAGTTTTAACTTATGCAGTAGGAGGAGAATTTCACGATTTAGGAAATGATGAGCTTTCATTTCAGCCACTTGCAAATATAGAGATAGTAGAAGAAAAAGAATGGGCTTATGGTTGGATATTGGAAATATTAGAGCAAGAAAATGTAAAAGTAAGTCCTACACAAAAAGAAAAGATATGGAAAGCATTAGATAACTTGGCAAAAACTCCAATTGAACTTAGAACAATATCAAATTTTTACACTTCAGTAAATGATAGAGAGATCAAAGAAGCATTAATACCATATAAGATAGGTGGAGCTTTGGGAAAATATTTTGATTCAGATAAAGATACATTAAATTTTTCAAGATGGCAAGTATTTGAGATGAATCAAGTAATAAATAATAAAAAAGGGATCACACCTCTTCTTTCCTATATATTTAGAAGAATAGAAAATTCTTTAGATGGTAGTCCTTGTATCATTATTTTAGATGAATGTTGGATGTTTTTTGATAATCCAATATTTGCAGCAAAAATAAGAGAGTGGTTAAAGGTATTAAGAAAGAAGAATTGTTCTGTTATTTTTGCAACACAAGAGCTAGGAGATATTTTAAATAGTAAATTATTTACAACAGTTTTAGATGCTTGTCAAACAAAGGTATTTTTACCTAATCCAAATGCTTTTGCAGATAACTATATTCCTATCTATCAAAAGTTTGGACTAAATAAGACAGAGATAGAAATAATATCAAAAGCTACTAAAAAGAAAGAGTATTACTATAAGTCAACGAAAGGTAGTAGACTATTTGAACTTGATTTAAAGGAAAAAACTTTAAGTTTAATTGCTAGTTCTGATTTAGCTAAACAGAATAAAGCAAAGGAGTTAAAAGAAATTTATAGGAATGCTAATGACTTTACAAGAGAGTGGTTGTCTTATGGCGAAAGTATATGA
- a CDS encoding toprim domain-containing protein yields MAKVYDLKKLKNFLGEYLELKGIDTSKLMRCFSKEHEDKNPSMSYFVPGKICKCFACGEKYDIFKLVGEEYGIEDFKERAKKVDELYNHRELIEDANKTIYSKKNTFIELSKNEGYVENNKERKNLIYLIPRYEAYIKKCIDNLKDCDYLTKRGISKKVQEKYHIGYDPNFKKGEWKAIIIPTFLCCFTARNIDKNAKDKIRKVGDTQIFNLWELREKENINKDFYIVEGEIDALSIIETDRKALALGSIQNIQLLIRKFEEDIPKNKIYLMLDNDKRGQKAQKELYKLLKEIGVNCISTNILWKYKDPNEYLVKDRKGFMDSLKNLENNKWLSRRVEFSIVD; encoded by the coding sequence ATGGCGAAAGTATATGATTTAAAAAAATTAAAGAATTTCTTAGGAGAATATTTAGAATTAAAAGGGATAGATACAAGTAAGCTAATGAGATGTTTTTCTAAGGAACACGAAGATAAAAATCCGAGTATGAGCTATTTTGTACCAGGTAAGATTTGTAAATGTTTTGCTTGTGGAGAAAAATATGATATTTTCAAACTTGTTGGAGAAGAGTATGGAATAGAAGATTTTAAAGAAAGAGCTAAAAAAGTCGATGAACTATATAACCATAGAGAACTTATAGAGGATGCAAACAAGACTATATACTCTAAAAAGAATACTTTTATAGAATTAAGTAAAAATGAAGGGTATGTTGAAAATAATAAAGAAAGGAAAAACCTTATATATTTAATTCCTAGATATGAAGCATATATAAAAAAATGTATTGATAATTTAAAAGATTGTGATTATCTAACTAAAAGAGGGATTTCAAAGAAAGTACAGGAAAAATATCATATTGGCTATGACCCTAATTTTAAAAAAGGAGAATGGAAAGCTATAATTATACCAACTTTTCTATGTTGTTTTACAGCTAGAAACATAGATAAAAATGCAAAAGATAAAATAAGAAAAGTAGGAGACACTCAAATATTTAACTTATGGGAATTAAGAGAAAAAGAAAATATTAATAAAGATTTCTATATTGTTGAGGGTGAAATAGATGCTTTAAGTATCATAGAAACAGATAGGAAAGCACTGGCTTTAGGAAGTATACAAAATATTCAATTATTAATAAGGAAATTTGAAGAAGATATACCAAAAAATAAGATATATCTTATGCTTGATAATGATAAAAGAGGACAAAAAGCACAAAAAGAACTGTATAAGTTATTAAAAGAAATAGGGGTTAATTGTATTAGTACAAATATATTGTGGAAATATAAAGATCCTAATGAGTATCTTGTAAAAGATAGGAAAGGCTTTATGGATAGTTTAAAAAATTTAGAAAATAATAAATGGTTAAGTAGAAGAGTAGAATTTAGTATAGTAGACTAA
- a CDS encoding type IV secretion system protein, producing MLGVDVQLILTAAVEFAGKIIKNLEPTVIAMFGALVVIDISLSFLFDESDGVNIFMKLIKKVLYYSFFFYIIKEYKEIMFHTLFEGAVQLGNFAATGSTSSSLDFKILNKYGVEFGDIAGGILTAIGFAALDYSGLESATTVGLMFIAAYLIFFLMLYVHIVTTFIKFYFMSGFAYILMPFAGFDKTKDITLKALNGLLAQAIEVFVLIIMLNFLEYLDDYSFFKVTGGIKDTLWTRWALILFMYALLSKTGSIASSLMSGAIASFGIGANAMAGGVSRMSSAPGRLIGGDINKASSYNAKARFGEDNGRSATYKAATFLLNKFNKSNNKES from the coding sequence ATGTTAGGAGTTGATGTACAGCTTATATTAACTGCTGCTGTGGAATTCGCAGGAAAGATTATTAAAAACTTAGAGCCAACAGTTATAGCCATGTTTGGAGCATTAGTTGTAATAGATATTTCTTTATCATTTTTATTTGATGAAAGTGATGGAGTAAATATTTTTATGAAATTAATAAAAAAGGTTTTGTATTATTCATTTTTTTTCTATATAATAAAAGAGTATAAGGAGATAATGTTCCATACATTATTTGAAGGAGCAGTACAGTTAGGTAATTTTGCAGCAACAGGCTCAACTTCGTCAAGTTTAGATTTTAAAATATTAAATAAGTATGGAGTGGAGTTTGGAGATATAGCAGGAGGAATATTAACAGCAATAGGATTTGCGGCACTGGACTATTCAGGACTAGAATCAGCGACAACAGTAGGACTGATGTTTATAGCAGCATATTTAATATTTTTCTTAATGCTATATGTACATATAGTAACAACATTTATTAAATTCTATTTTATGTCAGGTTTTGCATATATTCTTATGCCATTTGCTGGATTTGATAAGACAAAAGATATTACCTTAAAAGCACTTAATGGACTTCTTGCACAAGCAATAGAGGTATTTGTACTGATAATAATGTTAAACTTCTTAGAATACTTAGATGATTATTCATTCTTTAAAGTTACAGGAGGAATAAAGGATACATTATGGACTAGATGGGCTTTAATACTATTTATGTACGCACTATTATCAAAAACAGGATCTATTGCTTCAAGTTTAATGTCAGGAGCAATAGCAAGTTTTGGAATAGGGGCAAATGCTATGGCAGGAGGAGTTTCAAGGATGTCATCTGCACCAGGAAGATTAATAGGTGGGGATATTAATAAGGCAAGTTCTTATAATGCTAAGGCAAGATTTGGTGAGGATAATGGAAGAAGTGCAACATACAAAGCAGCTACATTTTTATTAAATAAATTTAATAAAAGTAATAATAAGGAGAGTTGA